From Phaenicophaeus curvirostris isolate KB17595 chromosome 2, BPBGC_Pcur_1.0, whole genome shotgun sequence:
aaatgcttcttcaAAGTCGTCACGCTCGGTGCTgcgactgcttccctggggagctgttccggGCCTCCGCCACCCTCTGCGTGAAGAGCCTTTTCCTGGCGTCCCACCTCACGCTCCCCCGGCACATCTGCCGCTGTTTCCCTTCGCTCCTGCCATTGGTCACCAGCGAGGATTGCTCAGCGCCCGCCCCTCCCCTTCCCGTTGCGCGCAGGGCGCCCGGGGGCCCGGCGCCCATGGAGCCCGAGGCGCTGCTGGCGGCCGCGCGGGCCGAGCTGGCGGCGCGGCGGCTGCGGGAGGCGGAGGAGCTGTACGGGCAGCTGCTCGCCCGGGGACCGGGGTGCGGGGccgggggagcggggcgggggctgGGGGCGGCGGGCTGCGGGACCCCCGGCGGGGCTGCGGCTCGGCGGGGCCTGGGGAGCCGCGCGGGGGCCCTTAGCGCCCCCCTCCGCGCCGCGGCGCTCAACGACCGCGGGCTGTGCCGCTACCTGCGCGTGGAGTTCGCCGCCGCCCTGCAGGACTACACGGCCGCCATCGAGTGCCAGCCCGGCTTCGAGGTGCCCTACTACAACCGGGGGCTGGTGCTCTACCGGCTCGGTACGGGGCCGCGGGGGGCTGGGGCGAGCGGCGCCGGGGCCTCCCTGCCTGCTTGCACAACCCTGCTTGGACCCCAAGAGTTGTTTCTTACTATTCTCATTgatttattctttccttcacaTAAACCGCGCTCCCTGCATGCACAACTTGCCCTCTGTGCATGCACAGCGCTCCCTGTCTGCATCCATAGCTGTCTCTCTGTGCATGCACAGCGCTCCCTGCATGCATAGTGCTCCTCACTCCTTCCACGCATCGCTCCTTGCGTGTACATCACTCCTTGCACGCACATTGCTCCTTGCACTCACATCGCTCCTTCCATGCATACACAGTGCTCCCTGCATGCTCATTACACCTTGCCTGCAGAAGGCACTCCCTGCATGCCCAGTGCTCCCTCCTTGCACGCCCAGTGCTCCCTGCATGCACAGCTCTCCTCACTCTTTCCACACTCATCAGTCCTTGCATGCACATTGCTCCTTGCACTCACATCGCTCCTTCCATGCATACACAGCACTTCCTGCATGCTCATTGCACCTTGCCTGCAAAAGGCACTCCCCGCCTGCATCCACAGTGCTCCCTCAATGTACAGTGCTCCCCACTCCTTCCGCGCTCCTTGCTCCCTGCGTGTGCATCACTTCTTGCACTCACATTGCTCCCTGCATGCGTTCACAGCGCTTCCCGCGTGCTCATCACGCCTTGCCTGCAAACTGCTCCCCACCTGTGTGCCCACTGCTCACATGCACTGATATTGGAAGACTCGTTTTGGTGTTTTAGAATGCAAGCACCCTTTGATCAGGCCTAGGCAACACGAGGGAGGGGTCTCCATCAATCACGTGCCacaagacaagagctggggacagcatgtatttcccacttatgGACATATGCATAAATTTTCTCAGAACTCTTaggcatattctattactttccaaggagtAATTTTAATggtattatgaacttcacaacagtaaAAATTCTTGCtcatttggagctttggagccagacCTCTGCATGACCTTGCACTTGAAATATGGAAGGACTCAAGGGAAATGATACTGTTGAGGTTAAAAAGGGGAAGGATGAAGTTTCTGTTCAGGAAAAAGTTGCATTATGAATAAAACCAACCAATTCCAAATATTGAACTGAAGCCAAAGTACCTCTGAAGCAGATCAGGCGTAGCAACTGTAGCCCCCTTGATGTGTGTTGGGCTTTTGGCCATCTGGGGAGTTTCCTCCCCAAAAGTTCAATGTACTATAAGAAAGTGGAACCCCTGCTCCTTTTGTTGGAGTTTGTTCATTGCAAAGGCAAGACCTAGAAGTTAAGGGACTAGGGAGAGCATCAGGAGAATGGACCCTGACCGAGGGTAACAGCTAGGGAGCTGTGTGCGTGTGCTCCAGGCTTAAGGTAACCTGGCTATTGGTATCGACTGTTCAACTCCTGATCCTTGACTAAACTGGCTGAATTAAGCCTTAAACCCATTAGAGGTTCAAAAATAGGCACTTGGATTCTTGCTCTGAAGACCTCTGGCTCCTACTTGGGCCTCCAAAGGTAATGGGTCCAGTAGgtacagctgctgcttcttgttaGTGAAAGTATTAGGAGTCGTTCTTCAAATGGGGTTTGTGAATTTGAGCAGTTACAGAGagaattaattctttctttttttaatttttttggggGACAGGATGCTTTGATGAAGCCATGGAAGATTTCAGGAAAGTATTAGAGTTAAATCCCCAGTTTGAAGATGCCGCATTGAGTCTCAAGCAGGCTATTCttgacaaagaagaaaaacaaaagcggGGTTATTGAAAACGTGACTAGTGGTGTAAAATGTTTTGCTAAGCGTGTGACTTTTGTCATTGGTGGATGGAACAAGATCATGGACATCTGTTATGACCTACTGAAGAAATATTCTTGGGTAAATAAGTTAAAATGGATTATGactgaagaataaaatatttttaagattttttgaTATGTTTAGTGTTGAGGAAAAGTATTATGTTAGATCTGTGTGAGATACTTCTACAGATTTTGTACAGAAGGACCTCGTAAAGGTATTGGAAGCTCAGTAACAGCTAACGCAGCCTGTAGTTCCCTTATTGAAGCTGTTTCTGTACTGTTCCatacattattttaaagtcatggagaagaaaaactataaaacatttaaattcttAAGATTGGAGGTTGTGAGAGAAGTGCAGTGATTTAATAGTGATCGTGTTTGTCCTCATTTTAAGTATAAACTTGATTTATGCCAAAAGTGCAGTTGTTAGTTACAAGGTTTTGTCCTTCATGCTATgtaactgattttcttttcagtgcagGGTGTTTCTGTATTGAGAACCAAGATGTTTTTAGGTAACACCATCTGTGCCTTGCAGAAGGAGTGTGACATAAGCATTTAGTCCATCATGAGTTTATTCAATCTTAGGGACAGTTTAACACAGCATAATCAAGTAGGAACAGAGCATACCtattttttgtaatttcatTGTGAAAGTGTTGAGCAGATTAATAATTGAATGAATAGCAACATTTTCTCATGATTATAAAGATCTTATAGTAGTGAAGGTAGCCGAGCTATTCACAGCAGGGGCTGTGGCGTTCTCCTTTTTATTGAAACACACCAGGTGAAATCTGTCTGATGGAAGCTTAATTTTTCACCTGAAAGGAGGGACTGATGCTGAAATCTATAAACCATCAATGAGAAACACCCTTGCATGTTCACAGCAATACAAGTTTAATAAAGGTTGCCCATATGAgcattgcattatttttttaaaataaattattctaatGAGAGTTCTGCTTCTGATTGAATTTCTCTATGGATGATCCTGAAGCCTGCACAAGTGCAGGGCTCACTGAAAATGGTGGAGCCCTTTGGTGTAAGTAATGAGAACAGGCTTGATCCTCTGAATGTCTTCAGGAGCCTTACTGAGAGCACTTTTAGCTTTGGAGCATGGGGCTGAGCAAATGCTCTTATGCTTCATGATGCTTGGCAGCAGTGATTTTGAAGTTATATAAATACAGTGCATGATAGCAGAATGTAACCATATACAGTTTGGAAAGCAGGCTGTGATATCATaacaataacttttttttttccaaaagcataaatttttgcttttctggatATATTAAGCACGTGctttgcttccatttttatattttagtgcttcttctgaaaaaaaaaagagttatcaagcactggaatggctgcccagggagatggttgagtcctCATCCCCggaggagtttaaaagatgggtagaagAGGTGCTCCGGGATCTGGTTTAGAAGTGGACacgtatggttggactcaatgatttcggaggtcttttccaacccagtgattctatgaaaacaacaCTGGTAATTTAAGGACTTGGCGTATTTCACACCAGCTCAGTCTCAAAAGCTAATAAATCACACTGACTCTTGGTTGATGGTGAGAAGGTGAGCTAGATCTGAACATGGTTCCACCTTACCATGCC
This genomic window contains:
- the TTC32 gene encoding tetratricopeptide repeat protein 32 isoform X1, producing MEPEALLAAARAELAARRLREAEELYGQLLARGPGAPLRAAALNDRGLCRYLRVEFAAALQDYTAAIECQPGFEVPYYNRGLVLYRLGCFDEAMEDFRKVLELNPQFEDAALSLKQAILDKEEKQKRGY
- the TTC32 gene encoding tetratricopeptide repeat protein 32 isoform X2, with amino-acid sequence MEPEALLAAARAELAARRLREAEELAPLRAAALNDRGLCRYLRVEFAAALQDYTAAIECQPGFEVPYYNRGLVLYRLGCFDEAMEDFRKVLELNPQFEDAALSLKQAILDKEEKQKRGY